In one Gopherus evgoodei ecotype Sinaloan lineage chromosome 1, rGopEvg1_v1.p, whole genome shotgun sequence genomic region, the following are encoded:
- the LOC115643541 gene encoding claudin-34-like, with amino-acid sequence MSSLSKRVILQLVGFSLGSLGWILSCITTRHAEWRLWLVNNTTIFSSGIAHVGIWKICFPPNLKISSDYGIVCCHEFNFNENFFPVEMFLAQILLLIATFLGGLGIFFTLLPPWHFYVGTIRKTQAICLFLAGGILYIIAGLCVLVPVSWNFYSVANNSSIPFPPSFHLPSFPVAQKIGIAIPLGISSGLMMLISGIIFLYIRSPMTSIRVNPMNPRS; translated from the coding sequence ATGTCCTCTCTGTCTAAAAGAGTTATCCTCCAGCTAGTTGGCTTTTCTTTGGGCTCTCTTGGCTGGATTTTATCCTGTATTACAACGAGGCACGCAGAGTGGAGGCTGTGGCTTGTGAATAATACCACCATCTTCTCCTCTGGTATTGCCCATGTGGGAATCTGGAAAATCTGCTTTCCCCCaaacttaaaaatctccagtgattaTGGCATAGTGTGCTGTCACGAATTCAATTTCAATGAAAACTTTTTCCCTGTGGAAATGTTTCTTGCCCAGATCCTCCTGCTCATTGCTACTTTCTTGGGAGGATTAGGAATATTTTTCACTCTCTTACCACCCTGGCACTTTTATGTGGGAACAATTCGCAAAACTCAGGCTATCTGCTTGTTTCTAGCTGGAGGGATCTTGTATATAATTGCAGGTCTCTGTGTCTTAGTCCCAGTGAGCTGGAATTTCTATTCAGTAGCAAACAATAGCAGCATCCCCTTTCCTCCTTCTTTCCACCTGCCCTCTTTCCCAGTAGCACAGAAAATTGGGATTGCTATTCCTCTGGGGATCTCATCTGGCCTCATGATGCTAATAAGTGGGATCATTTTCCTCTATATCAGATCTCCCATGACATCAATTAGGGTAAACCCTATGAACCCAAGATCTTAA